In a single window of the Zonotrichia leucophrys gambelii isolate GWCS_2022_RI chromosome 2, RI_Zleu_2.0, whole genome shotgun sequence genome:
- the LOC135444616 gene encoding carbonic anhydrase 2: MSHHWGYGSHDGPAHWHEHFPIANGERQSPIDICRKSAKYDSSLKPLSFNYDASTARSIVNNGHSFNVEFDDSSDKSVVQGGAMDGVYRLVQFHIHWGSCDGQGSEHTVDGVKYDAELHIVHWNVKYGKFAEAVKHPDGLAVVGIFMKVGNAKPEMQRVVDALSSIQTKGKQASFTNFDPTGLLPACRDYWTYPGSLTTPPLLECVIWHVLKEPITVSSEQMCKLRGLCFNAENEPVCHMVDNWRPCQPLKSREVRASFQ; this comes from the exons ATGTCCCACCACTGGGGATACGGCAGCCACGACG GACCCGCTCACTGGCATGAGCACTTTCCCATCGCCAATGGAGAGCGCCAGTCCCCCATTGACATCTGCCGCAAGTCCGCCAAGTACGACTCCTCTCTGAAGCCTCTTAGCTTCAACTATGATGCCAGCACGGCCAGAAGCATCGTCAACAACGGGCACTCCTTCAACGTGGAGTTTGATGATTCTTCCGACAAGTCAG TGGTGCAAGGAGGAGCAATGGATGGAGTCTACAGGCTGGTGCAGTTTCACATTCACTGGGGATCCTGTGATGGTCAGGGATCTGAGCACACTGTGGATGGTGTGAAGTATGATGCAGAG CTCCATATTGTTCACTGGAATGTAAAATATGGTAAATTTGCTGAAGCTGTGAAGCATCCTGATGGTTTAGCGGTGGTGGGCATCTTCATGAAG gtgggaaatgccaagCCTGAGATGCAGAGGGTTGTGGATGCTCTGAGCTCCATTCAAACCAAG GGAAAGCAAGCTTCCTTTACTAATTTTGACCCCACTGGACTCCTTCCTGCATGCAGAGACTACTGGACATACCCTGGCTCACTGACAACTCCACCGCTGCTTGAATGTGTGATCTGGCACGTTCTGAAGGAGCCCATCACTGTGAGCTCTGAGCAG ATGTGCAAACTCCGTGGCCTTTGCTTCAACGCTGAGAATGAGCCCGTGTGCCATATGGTGGACAACTGGCGCCCGTGTCAGCCTTTGAAGAGCAGAGAAGTCAGAGCCTCCTTCCAGTAA